The Vigna unguiculata cultivar IT97K-499-35 chromosome 6, ASM411807v1, whole genome shotgun sequence genome contains a region encoding:
- the LOC114188705 gene encoding membrane-associated progesterone-binding protein 4: MSLKALATSPLSGITVLVVVLAFLLRFYTKFDTTERLFSGEELALFNGSDEGLPILLGILGSVFDVTKGKSYYGSGGGYNHFAGRDASRAFVSGNFTGDGLTDSLRGLSSIEVKSIVEWRDFYHKSYKYVGKLVGRYYDSQGNPTKYLKGVEAKAARGAQLLEKQKIEEAKQPSCNSRWSQDNGGEVWCDVGYPRLVQRPIEIALTGKMSKRCACFEDSQLDQPGLEVYEGCEHRATRCKV, translated from the exons ATGTCGTTGAAGGCATTAGCAACCTCTCCTCTTTCGGGTATCACTGTTTTGGTCGTTGTCCTCGCTTTCCTTCTCAGGTTTTACACCAAATTCGACACTACTGAG AGATTGTTCAGTGGCGAAGAGCTTGCATTGTTCAATGGATCTGACGAGGGGTTGCCAATCCTCCTGGGAATTCTTGG atctGTTTTTGATGTAACCAAGGGAAAATCTTATTATGGGTCAGGAGGGGGCTACAATCATTTTGCTGGAAG GGATGCTTCTCGTGCATTTGTGTCTGGAAATTTCACAG GAGATGGTCTCACTGACTCACTGCGTGGTCTATCTAGCATTGAG GTGAAGAGTATTGTAGAATGGAGGGATTTCTACCATAAATCTTATAA GTATGTTGGCAAGCTAGTTGGCCGATACTATGACAGCCAAGGGAATCCTACTAAATATTTGAAAGGGGTGGAAGCCAAGGCTGCCAGAGGTGCACAACTTCTAGAAAAGCAGAAAATTGAAGAGGCTAAACAACCATCGTGCAATTCGAGATGGAGTCAAGACAATGGTGGTGAG GTATGGTGTGATGTTGGTTACCCTAGATTGGTACAGAGACCAATAGAGATTGCTTTGACAGGGAAGATGAGCAAGCGTTGCGCATGCTTTGAAGATTCTCAGTTGGATCAACCTGGTTTAGAGGTATATGAAGGGTGTGAACACCGAGCCACCAGGTGCAAAGTTTAA